One window of the Salvelinus alpinus chromosome 13, SLU_Salpinus.1, whole genome shotgun sequence genome contains the following:
- the LOC139536914 gene encoding sorting nexin-12-like isoform X1 translates to MSDPTVADTRRLNSKPQDLTDAYGPPSNFLEMDVYDPQTVGVGRNRFTTYEVRMRTNLPIFKLKDSIVRRRYSDFEWLKNELERDSKIVVPPLPGKALKRQLPFRGDEGIFEDAFIEERRVGLEQFINRSPSGPKRALSSHVFAGREHRPQLRSRKVMERPSDHVTQLFGLQIQ, encoded by the exons ATGTCAGATCCCACGGTAGCTGATACTCGCCGGTTAAATTCAAAACCTCAGGACCTGACGGATGCTTATGGTCCCCCCAGCAATTTTCTTGAAATGGATGTTTATGACCCCCAAACTGTTGGAGTCGGGCGGAACCGTTTCACAACGTACGAAGTCCGTATGCGG ACAAACCTGCCGATTTTTAAGTTGAAGGATTCTATTGTGCGAAGAAGATACAGTGACTTTGAGTGGCTGAAGAATGAGTTGGAGCGAGACAGTAAG ATTGTAGTGCCTCCCTTGCCTGGGAAGGCACTGAAGAGACAGCTACCTTTCCGTGGGGATGAAGGCATTTTTGAAGATGCTTTCATTGAAGAGCGGCGTGTGGGTCTTGAGCAGTTCATCAACAG GTCACCCTCTGGCCCAAAACGAGCGCTGTCTTCACATGTTTTTGCAGGACGAGAGCATCGACCGCAACTACGTTCCCGGAAAG TAATGGAAAGACCATCTGATCATGTGACGCAATTGTTTGGACTCCAGATCCAGTAA
- the LOC139536914 gene encoding sorting nexin-12-like isoform X2, with translation MSDPTVADTRRLNSKPQDLTDAYGPPSNFLEMDVYDPQTVGVGRNRFTTYEVRMRTNLPIFKLKDSIVRRRYSDFEWLKNELERDSKIVVPPLPGKALKRQLPFRGDEGIFEDAFIEERRVGLEQFINRIAGHPLAQNERCLHMFLQDESIDRNYVPGK, from the exons ATGTCAGATCCCACGGTAGCTGATACTCGCCGGTTAAATTCAAAACCTCAGGACCTGACGGATGCTTATGGTCCCCCCAGCAATTTTCTTGAAATGGATGTTTATGACCCCCAAACTGTTGGAGTCGGGCGGAACCGTTTCACAACGTACGAAGTCCGTATGCGG ACAAACCTGCCGATTTTTAAGTTGAAGGATTCTATTGTGCGAAGAAGATACAGTGACTTTGAGTGGCTGAAGAATGAGTTGGAGCGAGACAGTAAG ATTGTAGTGCCTCCCTTGCCTGGGAAGGCACTGAAGAGACAGCTACCTTTCCGTGGGGATGAAGGCATTTTTGAAGATGCTTTCATTGAAGAGCGGCGTGTGGGTCTTGAGCAGTTCATCAACAG AATTGCAGGTCACCCTCTGGCCCAAAACGAGCGCTGTCTTCACATGTTTTTGCAGGACGAGAGCATCGACCGCAACTACGTTCCCGGAAAG TAA